CAAAAAGTGGATCATATAAATTAAAAAGTGATGGAGCCTTGAAACCTGTTCCATAACTTGCTTTAATCTTTGTATTAGTTGAATTCAAGTAATAAGCAGGTGCTATTCTAAAAGTTGTAACAGTACCATATTTTTCGTTTTTATCAATTCTAAATCCTACTGATGCAAAAAGTGAATTGGAAAAGTTTAATTGATCCTGCAAATAAAGTCCTGTAGTTCGAATTGATTTTTCTGGGAAAATACTTTCATATGGACCCCATTCAGAATTACTTTTATAACTTGTATTTGCTTTTTCTAACTCTGTTTCAATTCCAAGAGTAATTAAATTATTTTTTATAAAATTAAAATTGTTTTGCCAATCGAATTTAATTCTTTCAGCATGATTATTACTGCTTGAAGAAGTAAAAGGTCTAATATCATCTGTTTCATCATTTGCATTACTCAATCTTTTAAAGTACGAAGCAGAAAAAAATTGTTCCCATTTATTATCAAACAAATTTGAAGTTAATTGACTTTTAAATATCTGTTCTTCAACATCATATTTAAAATTAGGATCGTCGCCTTGTTTTTCGTTCTGGTCTAAATCAGTTTTTAGTTTAGAATACTTGTACATAAAATTCAATTTTAAATTAGAAAGTAAATTCAAATTTATCTTTGAAGTTATAGCATTATTATTAAATCCATCTGTTTCATTATTACCATATTTTGCATTACTTGCCGAAATTCCTTTGCTTCCAGTTCCCGAAGCAGATAAATAATAATCAATTAATTTATAATTTCCTTGAAAAGAGAGATTCCCTTTATAGAAAGAATGAGTTCCCCCTTCAATCGAAAGAGAATAATACTTTTTTTTCTGCGATCCTTTAGTAATAAAATTAATAACACCCGCAATTGCATCTGAACCATATAAAGTACTTTGAGGACCACGAACTATTTCAATTTTTTCAATATCATCTATATTAAGGATAGAAAAATCAAAAGCATTGTTTGGAGAAGAAGCATCATTAACTTTAAAACCATCAATAAAAACAAGTGTATGATTTGAATTAGCACCACGCATAAAAAGGTTTGCAATTTTCCCATAACCTCCTTGTTGAACTATGATTAGTCCCGGCACTTCTCTAAGTACCTCAACAACACTATTATAATGCTTTTTTGAAATCTCTTCTGCTGTAATAATTGTAACAGAACTTGCAAGAGAATAATAAGGTGTTTGAGTTCTATTAGCAGTTACAACAACTTCAGATAAAGTTGTTTTAAGAGTATCTGATTGTGACAGTAATAAATTATTAAGAAGAATTGAAACAGTTATAAATAAAAATTTTTTCATTGAAGTTACTCCTTTTTTGTTTAATAAAAAATTAAAGATGTAACTTCGTGGGTTGATGAGTTTGAATGAAATACGATTTGTAACTTCGTAAATCAAACCTCACCCGCGAAGGTTGATTTAATTCGAAATTTGCGGCAGGTCTCCTGGCTCGAGATATCGTTTAAAGCCTTCCCACCTTTAAACAGGCAGTGGCAAAATTTTAAACGACATTAAATCTCTCACAGTTGCGGGGCAGCACCGGATTCTAAGCTTCAAGCTTACCACCGGTTTCCCTATTAAGTCCTTACGGACACCGCAAATTTTTAAGAATGCATTTGCAAAGTTAAAAAAATTTTAAAACTGTGCAACAGAATTTATTACTAATATATAATTGAAAAAGATATTTAATAAACTTATCTTAATAAATGCATATTAAATTTATGGTGCAAACTTGATTATTCCTGATAGGAATATATTTCTCTTCCAATTAAATCTTCCCTCAAAAGCTAATAAATTCAAAATATAGGAGAATTTTAATGAACTGGTTTTTAAATGCATTAAAGTCTTCTATTGGTAAAAAAATTATTATGGCTGTAACAGGGGTTTGCATTATGATTTTTCTTATTATTCATCTCATCAATAATCTTTCACTTTATGGTGGCCCCCAGCTATTCAACACAGTTGTAAAAAATCTTGATATAATAAAACCAATAGTAAGAATAATCGAAATTATTTTAGCACTAATCTTTATCTTTCATATTTATGATGGGGTAAAGCTTTGGTTTGAAAACAGAAGAGCAAGACCAATTAAGTACAAAATTAATGCTACTTCTGAAAATACAGATATTTTTTCTCGAACTATGATATGGAGTGGTAGTATTATTTTTATTTTTCTTGTTATTCATTTAAGAACATTCTGGATATCATTTAATTTAGGACATCCTCTTGCACAAAGTCATAATTATTATCAAATAGTAGTAGAAGCTTTTCAAAGTCCAGTTTACTCTTTCTTTTACATAGTTGCACTAATTATAATGGGTTTTCATTTAATGCATGGTTTTCAAAGTGCTTTTCAAACTTTTGGCTGGAACAATAAAAAATATTTTCCTGTTATTAAAATGCTTGGTGTGATTTATACTTTAATTATGGTTATTGGTTTTGTATCAATTCCAATTTACTTTTTATTTTTCTATGGAGGTAATTAATGATTACATTAGATTCAAAAGTTCCTGCTGGTCCACTTAAAGATAAATGGGAAAATCATAAATTTAATATGAAGCTGGTTAGTCCAGCTAATAAAAGAAAATATGACATTATTATTGTAGGAACTGGACTTGCAGGTGCATCGGCTGCTGCATCACTTGGCGAACTGGGATATAATGTAAAAGTTTTTACATACCACGATAGTGCTCGAAGAGCACACAGTATTGCTGCTCAAGGTGGAATCAATGCTGCTAAAAATTATCAAAACGATGGTGATTCTGTTTATAGACTTTTTTATGATACAATAAAAGGTGGCGATTTTCGCTCACGAGAGGCAAATGTTTATCGACTTGCTGAAGTAAGTGGAAATATTATTGACCAATGCGTAGCTCAAGGTGTTCCATTTGCTCGTGAATATGGAGGAATGCTCGATAATCGATCTTTTGGTGGTGCTCTTGTTTCAAGAACTTTTTATGCAAAAGGCCAAACAGGTCAACAACTTTTGCTGGGTGCTTATTCAGCTATGAATAGACAAATTAAGCTCGGAAAAGTAAAACTTTATGCAAGACGAGAAATGGTTGATCTTGTTGTAATTGATGGAATTGCTCGTGGGATAATAGTTAGAAATCTTGTTACAGGTGAATTCGAAAAATATTCTGCTCATGCAGTTATACTTGCTACAGGTGGATATTCCAATGTTTTCTTTTTATCAACTAATGCTATGAACTGTAATGCTACAGCAATCTGGAGAGCACATAAAAGAGGAGCTGCTTTTGCAAATCCATGCTTTACTCAAATTCATCCTACATGTATACCTCTGCATGGCGAAGTACAATCTAAACTTACATTGATGAGTGAAAGTTTACGCAACGATGGAAGAATCTGGGTTTCAAAAATAAAAGGTGATATGAGACATCCAAATGATATACCCGAAGAAGAAAGAGATTATTTCCTCGAAAGAAAATATCCAACTTATGGAAATCTGAGTCCTCGTGATATCTCATCACGTGCTGCAAAAGAAGTTGTTGACGAAGGTCGTGGGGCTCAGGGTCAGGAAGCTGTTTATCTCGATTTTAGAGATGCAATAAATAGACTTGGAAGAAAAGTTATTGAAGAACGATATGGAAATTTGTTTGAAATGTACAAGACAATTACTGGAGAAGATCCATATGAAGTTCCAATGAAAATTTATCCAGCTCCGCATTATACAATGGGTGGACTTTGGGTTGATTATAATTTGATGAGTACAATACCTGGACTTTTTGTTGCAGGTGAGGCAAACTTTTCAGATCATGGTGCAAATCGTTTAGGAGCAAGTGCATTAATGCAAGGACTTGCAGATGGATATTTTATACTTCCATATACTATTGGTAATTATCTTGCAACTGAAAAACCTTCACTCATTAATATTGATCATCCAGAATTTGATAAGTTTAAAAAAGAAATCGAAGATTTTACTCACAAACTTCTCTCTGTAAAAGGAAAAAGAACTGTTGATAGTATTCACAAACAATTAGGAAGAATAATGTGGAATAAAGTTGGCATGGCAAGAAGCGAACAGGGTCTAAAAGAAGCAATTAATGAAATAAGAGAACTTAGAGAAGAATTCTGGAAAAATGTTAATGTGGTTGGAAGTGCAAATGATCTTAATCAATGTCTTGAACGAGCTGGACGAGTTGCAGATTATCTTGAACTAGGAGAATTAATGGCAATTGATGCTCTACATCGTAATGAATCCTGTGGTGCTCACTTTAGAGTTGAGTATCAAACAGAAGAAGGAGAAGCTCTGCGAAATGATGAAGAATATGCTTATGTCGCTGCATGGGAATTTAAAGAAATTGGGAAGTGGGAATTACACAAAGAACCACTTGTATTTGAAACTGTTCAGTTAGCAACTCGTAGTTATAAATAGCAAGAAAATTATGAGGATAA
This is a stretch of genomic DNA from Rosettibacter firmus. It encodes these proteins:
- a CDS encoding fumarate reductase/succinate dehydrogenase flavoprotein subunit, translating into MTLDSKVPAGPLKDKWENHKFNMKLVSPANKRKYDIIIVGTGLAGASAAASLGELGYNVKVFTYHDSARRAHSIAAQGGINAAKNYQNDGDSVYRLFYDTIKGGDFRSREANVYRLAEVSGNIIDQCVAQGVPFAREYGGMLDNRSFGGALVSRTFYAKGQTGQQLLLGAYSAMNRQIKLGKVKLYARREMVDLVVIDGIARGIIVRNLVTGEFEKYSAHAVILATGGYSNVFFLSTNAMNCNATAIWRAHKRGAAFANPCFTQIHPTCIPLHGEVQSKLTLMSESLRNDGRIWVSKIKGDMRHPNDIPEEERDYFLERKYPTYGNLSPRDISSRAAKEVVDEGRGAQGQEAVYLDFRDAINRLGRKVIEERYGNLFEMYKTITGEDPYEVPMKIYPAPHYTMGGLWVDYNLMSTIPGLFVAGEANFSDHGANRLGASALMQGLADGYFILPYTIGNYLATEKPSLINIDHPEFDKFKKEIEDFTHKLLSVKGKRTVDSIHKQLGRIMWNKVGMARSEQGLKEAINEIRELREEFWKNVNVVGSANDLNQCLERAGRVADYLELGELMAIDALHRNESCGAHFRVEYQTEEGEALRNDEEYAYVAAWEFKEIGKWELHKEPLVFETVQLATRSYK
- a CDS encoding succinate dehydrogenase cytochrome b subunit — its product is MNWFLNALKSSIGKKIIMAVTGVCIMIFLIIHLINNLSLYGGPQLFNTVVKNLDIIKPIVRIIEIILALIFIFHIYDGVKLWFENRRARPIKYKINATSENTDIFSRTMIWSGSIIFIFLVIHLRTFWISFNLGHPLAQSHNYYQIVVEAFQSPVYSFFYIVALIIMGFHLMHGFQSAFQTFGWNNKKYFPVIKMLGVIYTLIMVIGFVSIPIYFLFFYGGN
- a CDS encoding TonB-dependent receptor plug domain-containing protein, which codes for MKKFLFITVSILLNNLLLSQSDTLKTTLSEVVVTANRTQTPYYSLASSVTIITAEEISKKHYNSVVEVLREVPGLIIVQQGGYGKIANLFMRGANSNHTLVFIDGFKVNDASSPNNAFDFSILNIDDIEKIEIVRGPQSTLYGSDAIAGVINFITKGSQKKKYYSLSIEGGTHSFYKGNLSFQGNYKLIDYYLSASGTGSKGISASNAKYGNNETDGFNNNAITSKINLNLLSNLKLNFMYKYSKLKTDLDQNEKQGDDPNFKYDVEEQIFKSQLTSNLFDNKWEQFFSASYFKRLSNANDETDDIRPFTSSSSNNHAERIKFDWQNNFNFIKNNLITLGIETELEKANTSYKSNSEWGPYESIFPEKSIRTTGLYLQDQLNFSNSLFASVGFRIDKNEKYGTVTTFRIAPAYYLNSTNTKIKASYGTGFKAPSLFNLYDPLFGNPELKPEKSKGWELGIEQFFINGKISLGITYFNLDLEDMFGYDANYKTINIAKAASKGFEFYSTLTNINGLFINANYTYNYTKDKYEGSVDFNKPLLRRPEHQFYLYLGYQINDEITFNTSLKYVGKRDDKDFSFYPAKRITMSDYSIVNLSLTYKLFSYLEIYGRVENLFNKDYEEVLYYGTLGRTFYIGCNVKL